DNA from Pajaroellobacter abortibovis:
CTCTTGCTGTGCGAATACAGTAGTTGCAAGGGCATGATGACTCCCTGCAGCCCCACGCTGATGAGTCTGTGTTGCCCATCGGTCTCTTGCTTGAAAGAATCTCTCCAATTTCCCAATTTTATTCCTACCATATCGCTCACTCGTCAGATTATCTTGTTTAATTCACAATTCGCTTTTAGGAGAACAAATGGATGAGATGAGGACAACAGTCGTTGAGTGGTGACCTAACTACCGGGATCGTTCTACCTTATCCAAGAAACAGCCTTTTTCATTCATTTTCACTTGGAGATGCCTTATATTAGCGTGGAGGAGCGAGAACATGAGCCTAGACAAAATCAGTGATCTTTCAAAGCGGCACGGTGCTAAGTTTGTGGATTTGAAATTTGTCGACTTTTTAGGAGCTTGGCGACATACGACGATCCCCGTTCATCGCCTCAATCAAAGTCTCTTGACTGAAGGGATCGCATTTGATGGCTCATCCTTGCGTATGTGGCAGCCGATCCACGCATCGGATATGGTGATGATCCCCGATCCTGAGACAGCCAAGATGGATCCTTTCTTCGTGCAGTCCACCCTAAGCATGATCTGCTCCATCTATGATCCGCTGGCGAAGGCCCCTTACCCGCGCGATCCTCGCTATATTGCTCGGAAAGCAGAAGCTTATCTCCAGCAAACAGGGCTTGCAGATACGTTTTTTATAGGCCCAGAAGCTGAATTCTTTATCTTTGATGACATCCGTTTTGACCATTCTCAATCTCACGCGGCTTTTTATGCGATTGATAGCATAGAAGGGGGATGGAATAGCGGTCGAGACGAGTGCCCTAACTTAGGATACAAGCCACGCCATAAAGGGGCCTATTGTCCCATCCCCCCTACAGACACGCTGGGTGATTTTCGACAAGAAGTGATGCTCGTTCTTCAAGAAGGGGGGATCGAGGTGGAGGTCGGGCATCACGAGGTGGCCAGCGCGGGGCAATGCGAAATTGGCATCAAGTTCCACCGTCTCTTGCCATCTGCTGATCAGCTGATGTGGTTCAAGTATGTTGTTAAAAATGTGGCTCGTCAGCATGGGAAAACGGCCACATTTATGCCTAAGCCAATTTTCGGCGACAATGGCTCAGGAATGCATTGTCATCAATCGCTTTGGAAAGGGGGGAGCTCTCTTTTCGCGGGAGATAAGTATGCAGGTCTTTCTGAACTGGCACTCTATTACGTCGGTGGTCTGATCAAGCATGCCAAAGCGTTAGCCGCTCTGACCAACCCTACCATTAATTCGTACCGCAGGCTCGTTCCAGGGTTTGAAGCCCCGATTAATCTAGCCTATTCGAGCCGTAATCGTTCTGCTGCCATTCGCATTCCCATCACGGTGCCTTCCCCCGACGCGCGTCGGATAGAAGCACGTTTCCCCGATTCAAGTTGCAATCCTTACCTCGCCTTTAGTGCCATGCTGATGGCTGGACTGGATGGCATTCAAAATCGCCTAGAGCCAGGCGCTGCCTTAGAAAAAGATATCTTCAGCTTGGACAAGGAGACCTCCAAAAGAATTCCTAAAATGCCTATTTGTCTCGAAGAAGCGCTTGAATCACTCGCTCAAGATCATACATTTCTCCTCAAGGGGGATGTCTTTACAAAGGACGTCATCGAGGGCTGGATCGAATACAAGCGAACTCACGAGTTGCATTCTGCCTATCAGCGACCTACCCCTTATGAATTTTTCCTCTATTATGATGTTTAAAGCAAGATGAATCTTAACCTAATTTAAATCCCGCACTCATTCTTGCTTGTATCCTCTGGCTTAGGTTTCTGTCGGGTGTTTGAATTGTTCAAGACACCTTCTCTGAAAGGGAAATTAAGATAAGGTGCAAACTTGAAGTTTACCCTTTTCTGTATATTGGATTCTCGCTCACGCAGGATGTGAGGCCCCAAGTTTCCTCGAAGGGGAGCGTCCAATGGTTTCACAACGTGTTGTTCTCTTGGGTTCCTCACAAAGTCGAAAGCTTCTCTCTGCTCCCACATTTTTTGGGATCAGAACCTTCAGGATGATGATGTTGGCGCCTTATGCCTTTTCGAATATAAAATTAAAGAAGTACTGCTAAACGCTATTGAAGCTGGTCTTCCTATCCAACTAAACATCCCTTCAGATGCGCATATTAGTGACGAAGATATTGAGCTTGTTGCGCAAACTGGCATCACAGGACCTTCCTTTAGAAGTCAAGCTGTACTGCTGTCTTCTATAGAGACCCTAGCAGGCTCCTCCTCCCTCAAGGAGTCCATTAAGCATCTAGGAATCGACTGTAGGGATACTGATCAGCTGGTTTGAAGCGGTGGCTAGAAGGTTTGCCAATCAACTAACCTCTCTTCCGTATAGTTACCGTAACGGCAGCCCCTCTTGTGGCAACTCCCCTGCTGTCTCCTCAACTGGCACCTCTTCAATTAGAAGATCGAGGAGTGGCTCCATTTCTCTCTCAAATTGGTAAGAATCACCTCCCCTTCCTGAAGACGCTAGTCTTACTGGAAGCAGATTGTACCAAACAAAACCTAGAGTAACTTGCCGGTCAAGTGGACTTTTCTCATCTTGAAGACCTTGTGATTATCCGTGATACAGGTAAGATAACGGATGGTGGGATTAGAGCCATTTTGGATAAGAAGCATACTTCTTTACGCCACCTCACGCTTCGCTTCCTCAAATTAGGGCGATAGTATTTCATTCAGCCATTGGTTACGCCGAAAAAATGATTCAACTTACTGAAATGCTCCAAGAGCTTGCACGAGGCTCATCAAAA
Protein-coding regions in this window:
- the glnA gene encoding type I glutamate--ammonia ligase yields the protein MSLDKISDLSKRHGAKFVDLKFVDFLGAWRHTTIPVHRLNQSLLTEGIAFDGSSLRMWQPIHASDMVMIPDPETAKMDPFFVQSTLSMICSIYDPLAKAPYPRDPRYIARKAEAYLQQTGLADTFFIGPEAEFFIFDDIRFDHSQSHAAFYAIDSIEGGWNSGRDECPNLGYKPRHKGAYCPIPPTDTLGDFRQEVMLVLQEGGIEVEVGHHEVASAGQCEIGIKFHRLLPSADQLMWFKYVVKNVARQHGKTATFMPKPIFGDNGSGMHCHQSLWKGGSSLFAGDKYAGLSELALYYVGGLIKHAKALAALTNPTINSYRRLVPGFEAPINLAYSSRNRSAAIRIPITVPSPDARRIEARFPDSSCNPYLAFSAMLMAGLDGIQNRLEPGAALEKDIFSLDKETSKRIPKMPICLEEALESLAQDHTFLLKGDVFTKDVIEGWIEYKRTHELHSAYQRPTPYEFFLYYDV